One Choloepus didactylus isolate mChoDid1 chromosome 8, mChoDid1.pri, whole genome shotgun sequence DNA window includes the following coding sequences:
- the LOC119543312 gene encoding killer cell lectin-like receptor subfamily B member 1B allele A isoform X1: protein MSGDIVYADIKTVQISSSKHSPPLQKTDSHHYGIFQKAGCAMIILLVVIIIVLSIFVIQLNSARHSKANNESIKKHCTGKNKSGTNSSIDSSNSSTANQSCPSEDWQLHGGKCYWVSETKNSWGKSQADCAAKNSELIVIRDFIDMSFLWLHLKASNLYWIGLSNSAGGKLWVWMDNSSFDSDLFSIKGSSTGTRSMKCAYVSRAEIVAENCEKNHQWICGL from the exons ATGTCTGGGGATATAGTCTATGCTGATATCAAAACTGTTCAGATTTCGTCTTCAAAACATTCACCTCCACTTCAGAAAACTG ATTCTCACCATTATGGAATTTTCCAGAAAGCTGGATGTGCAATGATCATCCTCCTTGTGGTAATAATAATTGTGCTGAGCATTTTTG tcATCCAGTTGAACTCTGCAAGACATTCCAAGGCAAATAATGAATCAATAAAGAAACACTGTACTGGGAAAAATAAATCTGGAACAAACAGCTCAATAG ATTCTTCCAACTCTTCCACTGCCAATCAATCCTGCCCCTCCGAAGACTGGCAGCTACATGGAGGGAAATGTTACTGGGTTTCTGAAACCaaaaattcttggggaaaaagtCAGGCTGACTGTGCCGCGAAAAATTCAGAACTCATTGTGATTCGAGACTTCATTGACATG AGTTTCCTATGGCTGCATTTAAAGGCTTCAAACTTATATTGGATTGGCTTGAGTAACTCCGCTGGAGGAAAATTATGGGTCTGGATGGACAACAGCTCTTTTGACTCAGATCT GTTTTCAATAAAAGGATCCAGTACAGGGACCCGGAGCATGAAATGTGCCTATGTGTCTCGTGCTGAGATTGTTGCAGAAAATTGTGAGAAAAATCATCAGTGGATTTGTGGACTGTAA
- the LOC119543312 gene encoding killer cell lectin-like receptor subfamily F member 1 isoform X2 — protein MSGDIVYADIKTVQISSSKHSPPLQKTVIQLNSARHSKANNESIKKHCTGKNKSGTNSSIDSSNSSTANQSCPSEDWQLHGGKCYWVSETKNSWGKSQADCAAKNSELIVIRDFIDMSFLWLHLKASNLYWIGLSNSAGGKLWVWMDNSSFDSDLFSIKGSSTGTRSMKCAYVSRAEIVAENCEKNHQWICGL, from the exons ATGTCTGGGGATATAGTCTATGCTGATATCAAAACTGTTCAGATTTCGTCTTCAAAACATTCACCTCCACTTCAGAAAACTG tcATCCAGTTGAACTCTGCAAGACATTCCAAGGCAAATAATGAATCAATAAAGAAACACTGTACTGGGAAAAATAAATCTGGAACAAACAGCTCAATAG ATTCTTCCAACTCTTCCACTGCCAATCAATCCTGCCCCTCCGAAGACTGGCAGCTACATGGAGGGAAATGTTACTGGGTTTCTGAAACCaaaaattcttggggaaaaagtCAGGCTGACTGTGCCGCGAAAAATTCAGAACTCATTGTGATTCGAGACTTCATTGACATG AGTTTCCTATGGCTGCATTTAAAGGCTTCAAACTTATATTGGATTGGCTTGAGTAACTCCGCTGGAGGAAAATTATGGGTCTGGATGGACAACAGCTCTTTTGACTCAGATCT GTTTTCAATAAAAGGATCCAGTACAGGGACCCGGAGCATGAAATGTGCCTATGTGTCTCGTGCTGAGATTGTTGCAGAAAATTGTGAGAAAAATCATCAGTGGATTTGTGGACTGTAA